Below is a genomic region from Burkholderia pseudomultivorans.
CGCGTCTACGACGAACGGCTGCAACTGTCGCCGGGCGCCGAGACGATGCTCGCCGGCGTGAAGGCGGCCGGCCTCAAGACGCTGCTGGTGTCGGGCGGCTTCACGTTCTTCACCGAGCGCCTGAAGGCGCGTCTCGGCCTCGACTACGCGCACGCGAACACGCTCGAGATTGTCGACGGCAAGCTGACCGGCAAGGTGCTCGGCGAAATCGTCAACGCCGACGTGAAGGCGCGCATGCTGCGCGATACGTGCGCATCGCTCGGCATCGCGCCGGATCGCGCGATCGCGATGGGCGACGGGTCGAACGACCTGAAGATGATGGCCGAAGCCGGCCTGTCGGTCGCGTTCCATGCGAAGCCGGTCGTGCGCAACGCGGCGACGGTCGCGTTCGATCACGTCGGGCTCGACGGTCTGCTGCGGTTGTTCTGACGCGCCGAAGCGCACCAAGAAAAACGCCGGCGCGATGGTGCATCGCGCCGGCGTCCGGTTTTTCGGCAGAACGGATCAGCCGAGCGTCGCCTGCATCGCGCGCTCGATGTCCGCGCGCAGGTCGGCTTCGTCCTCGAGACCGACGTAGAACCGCACCAGCGTGCCGCGATGCGGCCAGTCCGGACGCATCGACGCGACGTCGTAAGGCATCGCGAGGCTGCATGCGCCGCCCCAACTCCAGCCGATCGCGAACAGCTCCAGCGCCTCGACGAAGCGATCGACCTGCTCCGCGCTGTAACGCGCGTCGAACACCACCGAGAACAAGCCGCCGGCGCCCGTGAAGTCGCGCTTGAACGCTTCGTGCCCCGGACAATCCGGCAATTGCGGATGCAGCACGGTCGCGATCTCGGGCCGCGCCTTCAGCCACTGCGCGAGCGCCAGCGCGCTGCGGCTGTGTGCGTCGAAGCGCACCTGCATGCTCGGCAGGCTGCGCAGCACGAGCGAGCAGTCGTCGACCGACACGCCGACGCCGCAGCGCATCCGCGCAAGCTTCAGCCGCGCGTGCAGTTCCGCGTTCGCGGTGATCGTCGCGCCCATCAGCAAGTCGCTGCCGCCCGACTGGTACTTGGTCAGCGCCTGCACCGAGATGTCCACGCCGTGCTCGAACGGCTTGAACGCGAGGCCTGCCGAATAGGTGTTGTCGATCGCGGTGACGATCCCGCGCGCCTGCGCGGCCGCCGTGATCGCGCGCACGTCGGGCACTTCCATCGTCACCGAGCCGGGCGCCTCGATCCAGATCAGGCGCGTGTTCGGCTGGATCAGGTCCGCGATGCCGGCGCCGACGAGCGGATCGTAGAAGCGCGCGGCGACGCCGAAATCCTTCGCGAGCCAGTTGCCGAAATCGGCGTTCGGACCGTACACGTTATGCGGAATCAGCACGTCGTCGCCGGCTTTCACGGTCCCGAAGTAGACGTTCATGATCGCCGCGAGGCCCGACGGCTGCAGCAGCGCGTGCGTGCCGCCCTCGATGTCGGCGAGCCGCTGCGCGAGCGCGAGCGAAGTCGGCGTCGCATGCAGCCCGTAGCGCCACTGGTTGTCGTTGCGCCAGTCGAGCCGGCGCATCGTCGCCAGGTCGGGAAACACGACCGTCGACGCACGCGCGACCGGCGGCACGAACGAACGGAAGCCTTCCGGAATGACGTCGTCGGGTTGAACGATACGGGTTTGCAGCGTGCGCTTGGGAGTGGATGCAGTCATGACGGAAAGCCGGGCAAACGGCCGTACGGTTGCGGAATATGCCGGTAGATTAGCCAAAACCGGCGCGTTTGGCCCGGTACAATGCGCGCCACGCGCACCGAGCCAGCACGGGCTCAGTCGTCGGTGCGCAGATTCATGATGCCGCCCACCGTTTCGATCTCCTGCACGCGGCCGTCACGCACCTGCAGCGCCGCGCGCTTCGCCGGCGCCGGATGGAGCACGACAGGCTGCGGATCCGATTCGTCCGAGTTCATCCGGTCGGCCTTCAGGTCGCCCGTCGCATCGAAGCGGCCGATCCACACGCCCGTGATGTTGGTGCCGTCGTTCGACTCCTCGATTTCGAGCGTGTCGCCGTCGCGGTCGCCCGCGAGCAGGATCACCTCGCCGGTGTCCGCGAACTGGTACTCGCCGTGCACGCCCTCCTCGTCCGTCTTCGGGCCGAGATGCACGACGATCGGCCGGTCGCCGAGCGTGCCTTCGTAGCGCGGCAGGCGCGCGAATTCGGGATTCGGTCGCAGCGGCCGCGCGGGCGCCGTGTCGTCCTGCTGCTGCGCGTCCGGCGCAGCCGCGGGCGCCGCGACCGCCGCGACCGCCGCGTTCATCGCGACGCCCGCCGCCAGTGCGCATGCGACAACGCATGCCCGTTGCCATTGCGGAAATCGACCCACGTTGTATTGCTCCTTGCTTCAGATTCGCTCGTCAATCGCAGCGATGCGCGTCAACCCTGCATCAGGCGCGCGACCGCGTCGCTGCGCGGAATCGGCGCGACCGCGCCGTAGCCCGTCGTCGACAGCGCCGCCGCCGCGTTCGCGTAGCGCGCGGCCGCGAACGGATCGTCGCCGGCGACGAGCCGCGCGACGAATGCGCCACCGAAGCAGTCGCCCGCACCCGTCGCGTCGACGGCCTCGACCGCGAAGCCCGGCACGACGCGCCGCTCGTGCGGCGTCGCGACATACGCACCTTCCTTGCCGAGCTTCAGCGCGACGACCTGCGGCCCATGTTCGAGCATCGCGTCGACGATCGCGTCGCGGTCGTCCGCGCCGGTGAGCGCGGTGACGTCATCCC
It encodes:
- a CDS encoding cystathionine beta-lyase, with the protein product MTASTPKRTLQTRIVQPDDVIPEGFRSFVPPVARASTVVFPDLATMRRLDWRNDNQWRYGLHATPTSLALAQRLADIEGGTHALLQPSGLAAIMNVYFGTVKAGDDVLIPHNVYGPNADFGNWLAKDFGVAARFYDPLVGAGIADLIQPNTRLIWIEAPGSVTMEVPDVRAITAAAQARGIVTAIDNTYSAGLAFKPFEHGVDISVQALTKYQSGGSDLLMGATITANAELHARLKLARMRCGVGVSVDDCSLVLRSLPSMQVRFDAHSRSALALAQWLKARPEIATVLHPQLPDCPGHEAFKRDFTGAGGLFSVVFDARYSAEQVDRFVEALELFAIGWSWGGACSLAMPYDVASMRPDWPHRGTLVRFYVGLEDEADLRADIERAMQATLG
- the serB gene encoding phosphoserine phosphatase SerB, whose protein sequence is MTQNLVIQSLAPLSDAHRKPLLALSRGTRIVQTGDHALRIEDVSPAQRPDIDAYCGTHALDFAFVEAGRTLGDFGLVVMDMDSTLITIECIDEIADFCGLKEQVAAITEASMRGEIRDFNESLTRRVALLAGLDAAALERVYDERLQLSPGAETMLAGVKAAGLKTLLVSGGFTFFTERLKARLGLDYAHANTLEIVDGKLTGKVLGEIVNADVKARMLRDTCASLGIAPDRAIAMGDGSNDLKMMAEAGLSVAFHAKPVVRNAATVAFDHVGLDGLLRLF